The Bacteroidota bacterium region AGGCTGAAACTAAGCCTGTAGTAGAAGAGGTTAAAGAAGAAACTCCTGCTGTTGATAACACTGCTGAAACCAGCACTGAAGGAGAAACCAAAGAGTAAGTATACATTACTTATACATATAAAAACCCCGCCGCAAGCGGGGTTTTCTTTTTTATACCGTTATGGTCTTGCATTGTTTAGCAAAAAAGCCTTCTCTTCAAATGTTAAACTATCTAAAGTATCCGCTATTTCGATACCTGTTTTCAGTAAGCCCTTTGGTTTTAATATTCTATCTGCCATTTTACGTGATAGGGCCATGTGGCGGAAATAATACTCGGCAAACTTCTTGGGATTCTCAGCAGCCTTCTTAGCCTCATTCCAAACCCTGTTACGCTCCATGCGTAGCCCTTTTGCGGCCTGTTTTGATAGTTTACGTATGGATTGTCGTTTCCACTTCTTATCAGCCTTTAAATGCGGCATAATGTTCTCAAAGTAATCGGCTACAATTTTCTCGTGTATTTTGGCTACCAGTTTATAGTCTTTTTTGTTTGCCTTGGTAGGAGGGTGGGTTTTAAAAACATCGGTAAGTGCAAAGAACAAATCGTGGGTTATGTGGGCACTCATATTCATAATCAGTGATGTTGCATAATGATTGGTATGTTGCTGAGTGTCTAATGCCTGCTTCCAACAGTAATTGTTTACCCCTCCGGTATTTAGCGAATCAAAATTTTTAAGAAAGTAATATCCAAACCGTCCCTCAAGTTTTGATATGAAGGCTGTATCGCGCAGTTTACCTGCTTTTGCAAGAGTTGAAACCCCAATGGATACCCTTTGGTATAAACGGGCAAAATGGTAATAGCAGCTTTGTTGTTGTTGTTTGTTATTAACCAAGCTGTCAAGTTTATGCCTAAACGTAGTGTAGTCATAAGTTTCTTGCGCTTTTATAGAGAAGGGAAGAGAAGAAATGAGAAGAAACAGTGATAAGAAGGCTTTGTTGATTTGCATACAGCCATAAAAATACCAAAAATGAGCAAAGTGTGGGGCTTATTTTTTTGGTACAGGGGCCAGCATACTTAGTTTTGTTGCAAAAGGTAAGCTGTCGAGCGATTTCATCATTTTAAAGCCGGTTTTAATTGGAAACTTAGGGTGCATAAACTGTTGCGCATTTTGCCTGGCAAAAGCCATTTGCTTTTGAGTGATGGCATTTTGCCTTTCAGGATGTTTGTGAGCCTCTAGCGCATTATTCCACGTAACTCTAAGGTATTTTTTCATCTGAAGTTTCACTCCCTTTTTTCCGCTATTAATCAAAACACCCTCTAACCAACTAATGTGAGGGTCGGTTTTGATAAACACCTTCACAATACGGTCTGTTTCTCTTGCCGATATTGTAAAAAACTCTTTTTGTGCCTTTTTAGCATTGTGGTTTGCTGTACCAAATTGGTTAAAATAATTTAACAGGATAAAATACAAATCGTGATTGATGTGTGCGTTGGTGCCTAGTGCTAACCATTGCACATAGCTACAGTTTTTGCAATAGTTTGTATCTAATGCCGCCATCCAGGCATACGGCACACTATCATTGTTGTTATAAGCTGTAAGAGTATTTAGGTAATAAGAGGTAAAGTTCTTTTGGATATAATCTATCAGTACACTATCCGTAAAGTGTCCGGTAGAGTTAGCCGATTGTATCTCTATAAGCATAGTATTATACAATGCTGCAAAGTAGGTTACCGTACTTTGGGTGGTTTTACCTTGCTGTACCACGCTATCAATTTTCTCTACCACTAATTTTCGTGTGGCGAGTTTTGTAGTCTGCTCAGCAATAGTTTGCGCTGTAATCGTACATGATACAAGCAAAGGAAGTATTATATATACAATAAGTTTCACAGGATAAACTAAGCGGTTTATATACTTAGTCAACTATTTAAACCCAAAACGTTGCATTTGGTTTCATTTTATCGTGTAAAAAAATGTAATTTTGCCCCCCAAAAAAGTAACATTGAGTACTATAAATAAAATGCCATCCATCTTACTTCTTGAAGATGGAACTGTATTCCACGGCACATCTATTGGCAAAGTAGGCACTACCACAGGCGAAATTTGTTTTAACACCGGAATGACCGGATATCAGGAGGTGTTTACAGACCCTTCATATTACGGTCAGATTTTGGTAATGACAAGTGACCACATTGGTAACTACGGCGCAGCAGTAGAAGATGTGGAAAGTGATGAAATTATGATTGCAGGTTTGGTGGTGAAAAATTTCTCATACACCTTTTCTCGCAAGCAAGCTAAATATTCATTGCATGAGTATTTTACTGAGCATAACCTAACCGGTATAGCGGATGTAGATACCCGCCAGTTGGTACGTCACATTCGCCAAAAAGGAGCAATGAACGCCATCATATCTTCTGAAATATTGGATATTGATGAGCTAAAAGACAAATTGGCTCAGGTGCCCAACATGGCAGGTTTAGAGTTGTCATCTAAAGTTACTACTCAACAACCCTACTTTTATGGCGATGAAAACGCAGCCCTTAAAGTGGCAGTGTTGGATTTGGGTGTGAAGAAAAACATTCTACGCTGCCTTGCTGAGCGTGGTTGCTACCTGAAAGTATTCCCGGCACAAACTCCTTATCAGGAAATGAAAGCATGGAATCCTGATGGGTTTATGATTAGCAACGGCCCCGGCGACCCCGCCGCTATGCCCTATGCAGTTGAAACTTTAAAACAAATACTGGACGCAAACGAAAAAACCTTTGGTATTTGCTTGGGTAATCAAGTTATGGGATTGGCCTGCGGACTTAAAACCTTTAAAATGCACAATGGGCACCGGGGATTGAACCATCCGGTGAAAAACCTTCAAACGGGTCGTGCCGAAATAACCAGCCAAAACCACGGTTTTGCAATTGAAGGGGATAACGTAAGTGACAGCCCGGTGGAGGTAACTCACGTACACTTGAACGATAACACAGTGGCCGGTATACGCGTAAAAGGTAAAAATGCTTTTGCCGTGCAATACCACCCTGAAAGTAGCCCCGGTCCGCACGATAGCCGCTACT contains the following coding sequences:
- the carA gene encoding glutamine-hydrolyzing carbamoyl-phosphate synthase small subunit is translated as MPSILLLEDGTVFHGTSIGKVGTTTGEICFNTGMTGYQEVFTDPSYYGQILVMTSDHIGNYGAAVEDVESDEIMIAGLVVKNFSYTFSRKQAKYSLHEYFTEHNLTGIADVDTRQLVRHIRQKGAMNAIISSEILDIDELKDKLAQVPNMAGLELSSKVTTQQPYFYGDENAALKVAVLDLGVKKNILRCLAERGCYLKVFPAQTPYQEMKAWNPDGFMISNGPGDPAAMPYAVETLKQILDANEKTFGICLGNQVMGLACGLKTFKMHNGHRGLNHPVKNLQTGRAEITSQNHGFAIEGDNVSDSPVEVTHVHLNDNTVAGIRVKGKNAFAVQYHPESSPGPHDSRYLFDDFIAMMAK